In Mangifera indica cultivar Alphonso chromosome 1, CATAS_Mindica_2.1, whole genome shotgun sequence, a single genomic region encodes these proteins:
- the LOC123218482 gene encoding pentatricopeptide repeat-containing protein At5g42450, mitochondrial, whose amino-acid sequence MNWKFFGSSLSQAKLRKMRTLAPDHLTEIQKASLRKLGSLDIQSDEFSNARQLFKELPDLNVVQATRIIGSFNKQHQHEEAVYLFSTMLLMDIRPSQFTFGTIIHSSIALKDFYLGKQLHACATKMGLQSNVFVGSAMLDCYVKLGLIEEATRVFEDIHMPNVVSYTTMIRGFLKKDRFEDAVKLFQKMPERNVVTWNAIIGGFSQTGHNEEAVNLFVEMLRKGCVPDNSTFPCALIAAANVAALGMGKSFHACAVKFLGKFDVYVGNALISFYAKSGSMDESLLVFDKLTERNIVSWNAVICGYAQNGRAEEAVEFFERMKVQCIRPNDVTILGLLWACNHAGLVDKGYSYFNQTRLEDPGLLKPEHYACMVDLLSRSGRFKEAQEFICDLPFDPGIGFWKALLGGCQIHSNVELGELAAQRILALDPEDVSSYVMLSNAHSVAGRWDSVSTIRREMKERRMKRVPGCSWIENRSKIHVFVTCDQNHQMKDEIYMVLNSFIEQIREIEASKFDDGIKLLYH is encoded by the coding sequence ATGAACTGGAAATTTTTTGGATCATCTCTGTCCCAAGCCAAACTCAGGAAAATGCGGACTTTAGCTCCTGATCATCTCACCGAAATTCAAAAAGCCAGTTTGCGTAAACTTGGAAGCTTAGATATCCAATCAGACGAATTCTCGAATGCTCGCCAATTGTTCAAAGAATTGCCTGACTTGAATGTGGTACAAGCCACCAGAATAATTGGCAGCTTTAATAAGCAACATCAACATGAAGAAGCTGTATATCTTTTCTCAACAATGCTTCTGATGGATATTAGACCCAGTCAGTTCACATTTGGCACTATAATTCACTCATCCATTGCGTTGAAGGACTTTTATTTAGGTAAGCAACTTCATGCTTGTGCCACAAAGATGGGACTTCAGTCAAATGTGTTTGTGGGTAGCGCGATGTTGGACTGTTATGTCAAGCTCGGTTTAATTGAGGAAGCTACAAGAGTTTTTGAAGATATCCACATGCCAAATGTAGTTTCTTACACAACTATGATACGCGGATTCTTGAAGAAAGATCGGTTTGAAGATGCTGTCAAGCTTTTCCAAAAGATGCCTGAGAGAAATGTTGTCACTTGGAATGCTATAATTGGTGGATTTAGCCAAACGGGCCACAATGAAGAGGCTGTTAATCTTTTCGTTGAGATGTTGAGAAAAGGATGTGTCCCAGATAATTCCACTTTCCCTTGTGCTCTCATTGCTGCTGCCAATGTAGCAGCACTTGGTATGGGCAAGAGTTTTCATGCCTGTGCTGTGAAGTTTTTGGGTAAGTTTGATGTTTATGTTGGTAATGCTCTAATCAGCTTTTATGCAAAATCGGGGAGCATGGACGAAAGCCTGTTGGTCTTTGATAAACTGACTGAAAGAAATATAGTTTCATGGAATGCTGTAATATGTGGCTATGCACAAAATGGAAGAGCAGAAGAAGCTGTTGAGTTCTTTGAGAGGATGAAAGTTCAATGTATTCGACCTAATGATGTTACAATTCTTGGCTTGTTATGGGCATGTAATCATGCAGGTCTTGTTGACAAGGGTTATTCATATTTCAACCAGACAAGACTTGAAGATCCCGGCTTGCTAAAGCCGGAGCATTATGCTTGTATGGTTGATTTACTTTCTCGTTCTGGGCGATTTAAAGAAGCCCAAGAATTTATTTGTGATCTGCCTTTTGATCCTGGAATTGGGTTCTGGAAAGCATTGCTTGGAGGTTGCCAGATTCACTCAAACGTGGAACTAGGAGAACTTGCCGCACAAAGAATCCTGGCATTGGATCCTGAAGATGTGTCTTCGTATGTAATGCTATCGAATGCACATTCTGTGGCAGGCCGGTGGGATAGTGTTTCGACAATCAGAAGAGAAATGAAGGAGAGAAGGATGAAGAGGGTTCCAGGTTGCAGTTGGATCGAAAATAGAAGCAAAATTCATGTGTTTGTCACCTGTGATCAGAACCATCAGATGAAAGATGAAATTTATATGGTCTTAAATTCTTTTATAGAACAAATAAGGGAGATTGAAGCTTCCAAATTTGATGATGGAAT